Below is a window of Fimbriimonadaceae bacterium DNA.
TTGGAATCCAGCCGTTTACGGCAAAGATCGGAAGGGACTGGCAAGTCATCGGAGACATTAAGTTTCTGACCGCCAGCCGCGACGGAAGCCGTCTGTTCGTCGTTCCCGTGTCAGCCTCGGTCTCGAAAAAATTTGCCGACCCGGATGCCCGAGTGATTCCTATCGTTCGCGTGGGCGCTGGTCCAGCCTATTACGACTATTCGATCATGCGCACCTCTGGCCGAGTGAAGGATCGAACTTTCGGGTGGAACACCAACGCAGGAATTGACTTCGTGTTCGACAAAAGATGGGCGCTCAGCTTCCGGTATGACCAGTACAGCAAGACGGACGGACTCGATTTTAGCGGCATGACGGTCGCAATCACGTTCGGCTTGGTCCGATTTTAAAGCCGACGGTTCCGCCAATACGACATCGGTGGCCGTCGCAAAGGAACTTGAATGTCGAAATTGGCGGAGAATCCGTTAATCCAAATTGAAGAGCAGGCGGTTCTCGTTTACATCAACAGTGACGAGCACGAAGACACCTACGTCGAAGAGGAGCTTGAAGGTCTTTGCGAAGCCGCCGGAGTGGGCGTACTCGCTGGCCTGCGCCAGCGCTTGGGACGTCCTCATTCGGCGACTTTCATCGGCAAGGGCAAGGTTGAAGAGCTTGCCGCGCTGGTGCAAGAAACGCAGGCCGACGTCGCGATTATCGATGGCGAAATCAACGCCGTGCAGACTCGAAACCTGACCGAAGCGGTCAAGTGCAAGGTCATCGACCGCACCCAGCTCATCCTCGATATCTTTGCCCGCCGTGCGCACACCCGGGAGGGATTGCTACAAGTCGAGCTCGCCCAGCTTACGTATCTGCTGCCCAAACTGATGACGCTCTACACTAAGTTCGAGCGGCAAAAGGGCGGTATCGGTATGCGCGGTCCTGGTGAGCAGAAGCTAGAGACCGACCGCCGACTGGTTCGAGAGCGCATCTCTCGACTCAAGGACGATCTTGAGGATGTGCGGCGCGTAAGGAATCAACAGCGGGATAGTCGGCGGAAGTACCCCTTCCCCTTTGCGTCTATCGTGGGTTACACGAGCGCGGGCAAATCGACCTTGATGAATCACTTGTCGGGGACGGAACTGCTTGCCGACGCGATGCCGTTCGCCACGCTTGATCCGACGACGCGGAAAGTCGACCTGCCGGATGGCTACAGCATGTTCCTCACCGACACGGTTGGGTTCATTCGGAAGCTTCCAACTCAGCTTGTCGCGGCGTTTCGCGCCACGCTTGAGGAG
It encodes the following:
- a CDS encoding outer membrane beta-barrel protein, whose protein sequence is MINRTLVVAAAFATLATGAMAQSGSNRPWFALQAGAYFFTSSELRDRFGDPLPSIGIQPFTAKIGRDWQVIGDIKFLTASRDGSRLFVVPVSASVSKKFADPDARVIPIVRVGAGPAYYDYSIMRTSGRVKDRTFGWNTNAGIDFVFDKRWALSFRYDQYSKTDGLDFSGMTVAITFGLVRF
- the hflX gene encoding GTPase HflX, producing the protein MSKLAENPLIQIEEQAVLVYINSDEHEDTYVEEELEGLCEAAGVGVLAGLRQRLGRPHSATFIGKGKVEELAALVQETQADVAIIDGEINAVQTRNLTEAVKCKVIDRTQLILDIFARRAHTREGLLQVELAQLTYLLPKLMTLYTKFERQKGGIGMRGPGEQKLETDRRLVRERISRLKDDLEDVRRVRNQQRDSRRKYPFPFASIVGYTSAGKSTLMNHLSGTELLADAMPFATLDPTTRKVDLPDGYSMFLTDTVGFIRKLPTQLVAAFRATLEELTFADILIHVIDVSHPSWEIQRDAVIETIEALGAGEKDTITVFNKIDLVEDPTVLRELIAQWPNSVAISALSGEGVPDLMALIVKHVKGLLGRVRALVPYSESGLVQSCYDYGRVLTVDYREDGIYIEAELVSEMRLRLEQYAVGE